Proteins from a single region of Deinococcus aquaedulcis:
- a CDS encoding DNA-formamidopyrimidine glycosylase, with translation MPELPEVETTRRKIEPLLSGRTILEVVHDAPHRYRDTHRAAGRRIAGLSRRGKYLLLHLAEQSAAQDEAHDLELLVHLGMTGGFRLEQGQHTRVTLRTDGGDLYFDDPRRFGKMAVVPAGEYAGHPTLLAMGPEPLSDDFREEAFARLAATCGPVKPWLLSQKPVSGVGNIYADESLWAAQLHPAQTRLTREEAGRLYHAVREVMGHAVAAGGSSLGDGVGNYRQHDGQSGGYQTQHHAYGRAGQPCERCGAPIEKIVLGGRGTHFCPVCQPLHPRARQETP, from the coding sequence ATGCCGGAACTGCCGGAAGTGGAAACCACCCGCCGCAAGATCGAGCCGCTGCTTTCGGGCCGTACGATTCTGGAGGTCGTGCACGACGCCCCGCACCGCTACCGCGACACCCACCGGGCCGCCGGGCGCCGCATCGCTGGCCTCAGCCGCCGGGGCAAGTACCTGCTGCTGCACCTCGCCGAGCAGAGCGCGGCCCAGGACGAGGCCCACGACCTCGAACTGCTGGTGCACCTGGGCATGACCGGGGGCTTTCGCCTGGAGCAGGGCCAGCACACCCGCGTGACCCTGCGCACCGACGGCGGCGACCTGTATTTCGATGACCCGCGCCGCTTCGGCAAGATGGCGGTGGTGCCAGCTGGGGAATACGCGGGGCACCCCACCCTGCTGGCGATGGGCCCCGAACCTCTCTCCGACGACTTCCGCGAAGAGGCCTTTGCCCGGTTGGCGGCGACGTGTGGTCCGGTGAAACCCTGGTTGCTCTCACAGAAACCCGTGAGCGGTGTGGGCAACATCTACGCCGACGAGAGCCTGTGGGCCGCGCAGCTGCACCCCGCCCAGACCCGCCTGACCCGCGAGGAAGCCGGGCGCCTGTACCACGCGGTGCGCGAGGTGATGGGCCATGCGGTGGCGGCGGGCGGCAGCAGCCTGGGCGACGGGGTGGGCAATTACCGCCAGCACGACGGCCAGAGCGGCGGCTACCAGACCCAGCACCACGCCTACGGCCGGGCCGGGCAGCCGTGCGAGCGCTGCGGCGCGCCCATCGAAAAGATCGTGCTGGGTGGGCGGGGCACCCATTTCTGCCCGGTCTGCCAGCCGCTGCACCCCCGCGCCCGCCAGGAGACCCCATGA
- the pdxH gene encoding pyridoxamine 5'-phosphate oxidase, which yields MTDLTGLRLSYTRAELRRTALHANPLQQFQAWLQEALEAGLREPYALSLATADAKGRPSVRTVLLRGAGEEGLTFYTNFESHKGRDLGANPQAELLFHWAEHERQVRAYGPVTRVPDDEADAYFHARPRESQLAAHASDPQSAPIASREALEAAFANLHARYPGETPVPRPAFWGGFRVQVQEWEFWQGRANRLHDRFRYTRAGGDWRITRLMP from the coding sequence ATGACCGACCTAACCGGGCTACGGCTGTCCTACACGCGCGCCGAACTGCGCCGTACGGCCCTGCACGCCAACCCCCTGCAGCAGTTCCAGGCGTGGCTGCAAGAAGCCCTGGAGGCCGGGCTGCGTGAGCCCTACGCCCTGAGCCTCGCCACCGCCGACGCCAAGGGGCGCCCCAGTGTGCGCACCGTGCTGTTGCGCGGGGCTGGGGAAGAGGGCCTGACCTTCTACACCAATTTCGAGTCGCACAAGGGCCGCGACCTGGGGGCCAACCCGCAGGCTGAACTGCTGTTTCACTGGGCCGAGCACGAGCGGCAGGTGCGCGCTTACGGTCCCGTCACCCGCGTGCCAGACGACGAAGCCGACGCCTACTTTCACGCCCGCCCCCGCGAAAGTCAGCTGGCCGCCCACGCCAGCGACCCGCAGAGTGCGCCCATTGCCAGCCGCGAGGCGCTGGAGGCCGCCTTTGCTAACCTGCATGCCCGCTACCCCGGCGAGACCCCAGTGCCCCGCCCAGCCTTCTGGGGTGGTTTCCGGGTGCAGGTGCAGGAGTGGGAGTTCTGGCAGGGCCGCGCCAACCGCCTGCACGACCGCTTCAGGTACACCCGGGCAGGCGGCGACTGGCGGATCACCCGCCTGATGCCCTGA